In Brienomyrus brachyistius isolate T26 chromosome 19, BBRACH_0.4, whole genome shotgun sequence, one DNA window encodes the following:
- the LOC125714559 gene encoding cylicin-2-like isoform X3, whose protein sequence is MTWLSLKCFRPPAVPNNAGEAIERKDKGGKKKKSWLKKFFEKKIKGKKAMVVESQAVEEVVESQAVEEVEESQAMEEVEEKCKEMEEKCKAMEEKCKDWWSARICEGKKGNGEGKKGNGEGKKGNGEGKKGNGEGKKGNGEGKKGNGEGKRQWWRKKAMVEESMAMMEYKAREMMQDEEASSG, encoded by the exons ATGACTTGGctttctctgaagtgctttaggCCGCCAGCGGTACCAAACAATGCTGGGGAGGCTATAGAAaggaaggacaaaggaggaaaaaaaaagaaatcctggCTGAAGaagttttttgaaaaaaaaattaaaggaaaaaaggcaatggtggtggagagccaggcagtggaggaggtggtggagagccaggcagtggaggaggtggaggagagccaggcaatggaggag gtggaggaaaaGTGCAAGGAAATGGAGGaaaagtgcaaggcaatggaggaaaaGTGCAAGGATTGGTGGAGTGCAAGGATTTGTGAAGGAAAgaaaggcaatggtgaaggaaagaaaggcaatggtgaaggaaagaaaggcaatggtgaaggaaagaaaggcaatggtgaaggaaagaaaggcaatggtgaaggaaagaaaggcaatggtgaaggaaaaaggcaatggtggaggaaaaaggcaatggtggaggagagtaTGGCAATGatggagtacaaggcaagggagaTGATGCAAGATGAGGAAGCCAGTAGTGGATGA
- the LOC125714559 gene encoding cylicin-2-like isoform X1, producing MTWLSLKCFRPPAVPNNAGEAIERKDKGGKKKKSWLKKFFEKKIKGKKAMVVESQAVEEVVESQAVEEVEESQAMEEVESQAMEEVESQAMEEVESQAMEEVEEKCKEMEEKCKAMEEKCKDWWSARICEGKKGNGEGKKGNGEGKKGNGEGKKGNGEGKKGNGEGKKGNGEGKRQWWRKKAMVEESMAMMEYKAREMMQDEEASSG from the exons ATGACTTGGctttctctgaagtgctttaggCCGCCAGCGGTACCAAACAATGCTGGGGAGGCTATAGAAaggaaggacaaaggaggaaaaaaaaagaaatcctggCTGAAGaagttttttgaaaaaaaaattaaaggaaaaaaggcaatggtggtggagagccaggcagtggaggaggtggtggagagccaggcagtggaggaggtggaggagagccaggcaatggaggag gtggagagccaggcaatggaggaggtggagagccaggcaatggaggaggtggagagccaggcaatggaggaggtggaggaaaaGTGCAAGGAAATGGAGGaaaagtgcaaggcaatggaggaaaaGTGCAAGGATTGGTGGAGTGCAAGGATTTGTGAAGGAAAgaaaggcaatggtgaaggaaagaaaggcaatggtgaaggaaagaaaggcaatggtgaaggaaagaaaggcaatggtgaaggaaagaaaggcaatggtgaaggaaagaaaggcaatggtgaaggaaaaaggcaatggtggaggaaaaaggcaatggtggaggagagtaTGGCAATGatggagtacaaggcaagggagaTGATGCAAGATGAGGAAGCCAGTAGTGGATGA
- the LOC125714559 gene encoding cylicin-2-like isoform X2 yields the protein MTWLSLKCFRPPAVPNNAGEAIERKDKGGKKKKSWLKKFFEKKIKGKKAMVVESQAVEEVVESQAVEEVEESQAMEEVESQAMEEVESQAMEEVEEKCKEMEEKCKAMEEKCKDWWSARICEGKKGNGEGKKGNGEGKKGNGEGKKGNGEGKKGNGEGKKGNGEGKRQWWRKKAMVEESMAMMEYKAREMMQDEEASSG from the exons ATGACTTGGctttctctgaagtgctttaggCCGCCAGCGGTACCAAACAATGCTGGGGAGGCTATAGAAaggaaggacaaaggaggaaaaaaaaagaaatcctggCTGAAGaagttttttgaaaaaaaaattaaaggaaaaaaggcaatggtggtggagagccaggcagtggaggaggtggtggagagccaggcagtggaggaggtggaggagagccaggcaatggaggag gtggagagccaggcaatggaggaggtggagagccaggcaatggaggaggtggaggaaaaGTGCAAGGAAATGGAGGaaaagtgcaaggcaatggaggaaaaGTGCAAGGATTGGTGGAGTGCAAGGATTTGTGAAGGAAAgaaaggcaatggtgaaggaaagaaaggcaatggtgaaggaaagaaaggcaatggtgaaggaaagaaaggcaatggtgaaggaaagaaaggcaatggtgaaggaaagaaaggcaatggtgaaggaaaaaggcaatggtggaggaaaaaggcaatggtggaggagagtaTGGCAATGatggagtacaaggcaagggagaTGATGCAAGATGAGGAAGCCAGTAGTGGATGA